In Deefgea piscis, the DNA window GAGCTCGCACTTGATCAACATTCTATTGTTCATTATATAAAGGCCTATGTAGGAATTGGCGGTGTTTATTTGTATTTTGACATGGCTGAAGAGTCTTTGCGGCACCATAAAATTGCCTATGATTATGTTCAAGAATTAAATGATGACCAATTACTCATGATGCTGCATTTATGGTTAGGTCATGATTATCAACGATTAGCACAGCATGAATTAGCCTTGCAGCATTTAGCCTCATGTCGCGCACTTTATCCGCAAACGAATGATGCAGGGATGATGAGTGAAGCAATCATGCATTCAGGTTATGCCCAACTAGGCTTGGGGCGATACAACGAAGCGAGGCAATGCTTTTTACAAACGATTACTTTGTCGCAACGCCATCATTATGCTTGGTCAACAGTGATGGGGCAGCTGGGAATTGCTGAAGTCGCCTTACTGCAAGGTGATATGCAGGTTGCTTTAGTTGAATCGCAACATGCACTTGATGCAGCCTATCAAGGAGGCTCACAACATCAAGAAATGAAAGCGAGTCGAATTCAATCTGCGGTATATGAGCATATGGGGAAGTTTGAATTGGCGCTGACTTTGTATGAGCGCCATACTGAGTTAGCGATTAAATTAGCCAAAGAGAGAACTTTTACCCAAATAGAAAGCAGCACGATGCGCAAGATCTCTCGTATGGAAATGCGATTGAAATTATTAAAATCAGAGCAACAAAAACAAAATATCCTCAATGAGAGTATTCGGCAGCAAGCAGAACATCTTGCAGAGAAAAATACTTTAATTGCAATTAATCAGGCAAAAAGTGATTTTTTGGCGTTAATTAGTCATGAGATTAGAACCCCATTGTCTGGGGTTATTGGCATGCTACGTTTGGCGGGCGGGCAAAAAGAATTGCGTTCTGCGACTCGTACTCAAGTTCGAATGGGTTTAGAAAATGCAGAGTTATTATTAGAAATCATCAATGATATTCTGGATGCATCAAAAATTGAGTCGGGGAAACTTTCGATTGAATCAATCCCATTTGATTTGATTAAATTATTGCATCAAGTGGTTGATTTTTTTACTGCGCGCGCCGAAGAAAAAGGCATCACGTTTATTTTAAATATTTCTCGATTTAGTCCAGTGGGTTGTTTGGGGGATCCAACTCGGATTCGGCAAATATTATTTAATTTAATTGGTAATTCAATTAAATTTACCGAACAGGGCACAGTGACCATTACGGCGTATCGGGATCATGAACAAGTTAAAATATTAATTAGTGATACTGGCATTGGCATGGATGAAATGACGATTGGTCGTTTGTTTCAAAAATTTGAGCAGGCTGATACGTCAACAACTCGTAAATATGGTGGTACTGGCTTAGGGTTATCAATTTGTCGTGGTTTAATTGATTTGATGGATGGCTCTCTCGGGGTGACAAGTGCACCGAATGAGGGGAGCCATTTTAGAGTTGAAATTCCATTGCCGATTGCAGATGTGCCTATGGAATTATCAAAATATGAAAGCCCATTGCTGCCGTTAAATTACAAAATAAAAGTATTGTATGCTGAAGACGTTGAAACGAATCAACTCATTGTGCGTGCATTGCTTGAAGAAATGAATCTTTCATTGACCGTTGTTGATAATGGTGAAGAGGCATTACGGGCATTGTCTGAAATGAGTTTTGATGTTGTTTTTATGGACTGGCGTATGCCAATTATGGATGGAATGACCGCAACGCGTTTAATTCGCGAAGGGGGGAATCTACAATACCGTGTTAAAGATCCTGATGTTTATATCGTTGCCTTAACAGCCAATGCCACCGCAAAAGAGCAAAATGAAGGTATGACTATTGGTATGAATGATTATTTAACTAAACCTGTTTCAGTACGAGGTTTACATCAGGCATTAAACCAAGCGATTCATTATCAATTACAACGCGGTATTTCATTACCATTAATGAAAATAACGGCGGATCAAAATCTTGCTAATTTAAAAAAATCATTATCAGCGCCAGCCTTGCAATGGATAGAGCAGCTCACTGATTTGGGTGTTGCTGTTGACGAGGCTTTAGATCGCTTGAATGGTAATTTATCTCGTTATCAGAGATGGTTACTGCATTTCTTTACAGAAAATCAGCAGTTTTTCACTGAAATCAATCAGCTGAAGCATATCGATCATTTGGATGATTATATTGAAAAAATCCATGCAATGCGTGGTGTCTCTGGCACATTAGGTTTAATGGATTTTTATCGTACCGCGAGTGAACTAGAACAAGCATTATTTCAGCAGCAGAAGGAGTCAATTAAAACGCTCCCTGATTTTTATAAGCTAGAACAAGCATGGGTCCGTGCGAAGAACAAAATATTGCCGCTCATCGAGGTTGAATCACTATCGAGTACTTTGATTCAGGCTGAGGGCCTTTTGCCAAAAAGTTGTTTAACTACCGCTTTAGGGTTGCAAACAGCTTTGAAAAATAACAGTTTACGTGCTCGAAAAATACTTTTGGCCTTGTTGGCCGAATTACCAGAATCTAAATTTAATTTGCTGGTGGATGTAACTAGCGCTTTAGAAAAGTTAGATTATCCTGCTGCTTTAGCAGCATTGAATCAACGAATTCCTGTACCAGTGGAAGAGGTGATTGTGAATGGATGAGGCTTTTATTTTAGTAGTTGATGATCAGATGAATACGATCGAGACGCTGGGCGAGGTCTTGGGCGATGAGCACGATGTCCATTTTGCTTTGAGTGCTGAGCAGGCTTTAAGTCATATCGATCGCAAGCTCCCTGAGCTGATTTTGCTCGATATCATGATGCCAGAAGTGGATGGATTTAAATTTTGTGAGATTATCAAATCTAAGTTAGAGACTAGGGATATCCCAATTATTTTTATAAGCTCATTGTCGTCCCCTGAACAAGAAACTCGAGGTTTAGAGGCGGGGGCTGTTGATTATATTATTAAGCCATTTAATGCTTCAATTGTTCGGGCTCGAGTGCACAATCATTTAGAGTTAAAACGAACCAAAGATTTGCTGCGGGTGTTATCACAAACCGATGTTTTAACCGGAATGGCCAATCGCCGTCGTTTGTTTGAATTACTCGATCAAGTGCAAGATCGCTCATTGCGGCTGACTCAGCCATTGTCGATTTTATTAATCGATGTGGATTCTTTTAAGCAATACAACGATTTATATGGCCATATTTCCGGCGATGTTTGTTTGCAGCGAGTTGCGGGGGTGATTCAATCTTCGTTACGCTCCGTGACCGATGTCGCGGCTCGGTATGGCGGCGAAGAGTTTTGTTGTGTGCTGGAAAATGCAGATCAGGAATTGGCGATACAAATCGCCGAGCGAATTCGTAGCAGTATTGAGGCTTTGCAAATCCCGCATTTAAATAGTGCCGTCACAACGTGTGTGACGGCCAGTATTGGCGTTGCAACTTCGAGTGCTGCAAGCCGGATTCAGCATGCGCAATTATTAATGAATGCCGATAAAGCCTTATATGCGGCCAAAGATCAGGGCCGTAATCAAGTCCGTCATGCGAGTGTGAATTTACTCTAAAGTGCTCATTTCAATTGCGCTATTGCCAAGCATGATCGCAATCAGTTCATATAAGCGAGTCGCTGATTGGCGCGCACCGTGCAAAGTTAAGTCGGGTATTGCTTTGCGCGCCATGAATTATTTGTTTTCTAGTGATATACCTCGTGGTTTCTCTAGCTTTTCTAAGGTGAGATATAAAACTGGCGTGATGTAGAGCGTGATGAGTTGCGAGAAAATCAGCCCGCCGACAATACTCACCCCCAATGGCTGACGTAGTTCCGCGCCAGCACCTAAGCCCAGTGCCAGAGGCAATGCCCCCATCAGCGCCGCGAGCGTGGTCATCATAATGGGCCGAAAGCGTTTGGCGCTGGCCTCAGTAATGGCATCAATCGGGCGTAGGGCGTTTTTGCGCTGCGCTTCAAGGGCAAAGTCGATCATCATAATGGCGTTCTTTTTGACAATCCCGACCAACAGTAAAATCCCAATCATCGCAATAAACGTAAGCTCTAGTCCGGTGATTTGCAGGGCGAGTAGCGCACCAATCGCTGCCGATGGAATCCCCGCCAAAATGGTAATCGGGTGAATCCAGCTTTCGTATAACACCCCCAGCACCACATAAATGACGGCAACGGCGATCAAAATCAGCCAGAGCTGGCTCGATTGCGTTTGTTGATACAGCGCGGCATCCCCGGCAAATGCGCCAAAGATCGAACCGGGCAGGCCGATTTGGCTTTCGCTGGCTTTAATTTCGCGTGCAGCATCCGACAGCGATGCGCCTTCGGCTAAGTTAAATGAAATCGTAATCGCCGGTAGCTGGCCTTGGTGATTGATTGCCGTGGTAACGGCGGTTCTTTCGATGGTGGCAAAGCTACTTAAAGGCACTAAAGCGCCTGATTTACTGCGCACTTTAAGTAAATTGAGCGCGTTTTCATCTTGGCGTGCGCTGTCTTTGAGTTGCATCAGCACCGAGTAGCTGTCTTGCGGCGCATAAATAGTTGCCACTTCGCGTTCGCCATACGCGCCATACAGCGTATCGCGCAAGCTTTGCATATCAATGCCTAATTCGCTGGCGCGATCACGATTGACATTGATTTTGGCTTGCAGCGTTTTTTGTTCCGAATCAGAGGTCACGTCGCGGAATGTGGGGTTGGTGGCCAGCGTGTTTTTAAGCTGATCGGCCCATGATTCCAGCTGGTCGGAGCTCACGGCTTGCAAAGTATATTGATAACTACTTTTACCGCTACGTCCACCAATCTGCAAATTTTGGGTAGGGCGATAAAACATGCTAATACCCGCAATTTTGCCGGTTGATTTGCGTAGGCTATCGAGCGTTTTGGCCATATTTTGTCGCTCTTGGCGTGGCTTGAGCGTGATAAAGAAACGCCCGCCGCTGCCGCTGCTGCCTAGACTAGAGGCGACGGTAGCGACATTGGGGTTGTCGAGTAAAGCTTGTGCCGCTTTTTGCTGTAACGCCAACAGTGCCGGATAGCTAATATCCGGCGAGGCATCCATGCTCGCTTGCACTTGTCCGATGTCTTCTTGTGGGAAAAAGCCTTTGGGTGCTTGGATATACAGCGCGGCAGTGGCGGCAAAAGTAGCCAAGGTCAGCAACAGCATCCAGCGTTGATGGCGCAAAGCGACGGCTAAACTGCGCTGATATGCGGCCAGTAAGCGATTAAAACCGGCTTCAAAATAACGACTCCACGCCGGCTCGATTTTTTCTTCGTCGTGTGATTTTAAAAAGCGAGCAGCAAATAGTGGAATTAAGGTCAATGAGACTGCCATTGAAACCAATACCGCTAAAGACACGACGACGGCAAATTCGTGAAATAACAGGCCGATGGTGCCGGGCATAAAAAAGATCGGAATAAATACTGCAATCAGCGAAATCGAAATCGAGACCACGGTAAAACCAACTTCTCCTGCGCCGGTGATGGCCGCTTCCAATGGCGCCATGCCTTCTTCGATATGGCGAACGATGTTTTCCAGTACCACAATCGCATCGTCGACCACCAAGCCGAGCGCCACAGTTAGGCCCATTAATGAAATATTATCTAGGCTATACCCCAGCCAGTACATCAATGCAAACGTTGCCAGCATTGAGATCGGGAGCGATACCGATGGAATTAACGTGGCGGCAGCGCGGCGTAAAAACAGCAATACCGACAACACCACCAAGCCCATGGTGAGTAGCAAGGTCAAACTCACGTCATGAATCGATTCGCGGATCGAGGTTGAACGGTCATTGAGTTTTTTAACTTCAACAGAGGCGGGCATTTGCGACGTCAGTCGCGGCAACATGGCGTTAATGGCATCCACGGTGGCGACGGTATTGGCGCCGGGCTGGCGCAAAATGGCCAGAATAATCGAGCGCTGACCGTCAATCCAGCTACCTGATTTGATGTTTTCAACGCTGTCTTCCACGGTGGCTACATCCGAGAGTCGAATCGGTAAACCATTTTTGGTGGCGACAACGAGACGGCTAAATTCAGCGGCATTTTTGAGCTGCGCATTGGCTTCAAGCATTAAGGTTTGGCGCTCGCCCTCAAGCTGGCCGACGGGTGAGTTGGCATTGGCTGTTTTGAGCGCGCTGGCTAATTCAGGCAAAGATAAGTCGCGCGCAGCCAATAAATCAGGATCAACTGCCACGCGGACTGCAAAGCGTTTTTGCCCATAAATGGTCACTTGCGCCACGCCATCAATAGTAGATAAAGCCGGGCCAATCAGGTTGTCTGAGTAATCATTCAGCTGCGCTAGCGATAGTGATGGCGAGTTAATACTCAACATCAAAATCGGCGCATCCGATGGATTAACTTTGCGATAGCTCGGTGGGCTTTTCATATCGGTAGGCAGGCTACGATTGGCGCGATATAGCGCAGCTTGTACGTCGACCGCCGCTGATTCAATGTCCCGCGAAGGCGCAAATTCCAAGGTAATACTGGTGCTACCGAGCTTGCTGGTCGATGTCATCATCGCCAAGCCCGGGATGGTTGAAAATTGCTTTTCGAGCGGCGTTGCTACGGCATTGGCCATGGTTTCTGGCGACGCGCCGGTTAAGCTGGCTGACACGCTAATCGTTGGCGTATCGTAAGTCGGCAGTGCGGCAATGGGTAAATGAAACCAAGCAATCGTGCCGGCCACCATGACGGCAATCCACAGCAACAGCGTGGCCACAGGGCGATGAATCGCCCACCAAGAAATTCCGTGACTCATTATTTTGACCCTTGCGCTGAAGCGGCACTGCTGGCGGCCACGGCCGGACGACTCGCTTCGATGACTTGAGCGCCAGGGCGCACATTTTGGCCGCCTTCTTTAATGATTTTGGTTTCGGCGGCAACCCCTTCAATCAGCGCTTGATTACCAACACTGCGGATGACTTGAATCGGCTTGACCTGTGCTTGTTTATTTTGGTCGATGACATACACAAAGCGCTGCTCAGGACCGGTTTGAATCGCTTGAATCGGCACAACTAAACCTTTTTGTTCGGCCAATTCAATGGTGACGCTGCTGCTGAGGCCCGGCCACAATTGCAAATCAGCGTTGGCAAATTGCGCTTTGGCCAATAGGGTGCCGCTGGCTTTGTCGACGGTATTGTCGAGAAACACCAATTCGCCAAGGCGAGTTTGGCCGTTCGGTAATTGTGTTTTTACAGGGACTTTGCCTTGGCTTTGCGCCGCAAGTAGGGCCGGTAAATCGCTTTGATTAATATTAAAACTGATTTGAATCGGGTCGGTTTGCGAAATCGTCACCAAGGCTTGGGCGGCATTCGATTGCGCTAAGCTGCCTTGTTTTAAGGCAATGGCGCCAGTTCGGCCGGTAATTGGTGCATGAATTTGGGTGTAAGACAGATCGACTGCGTTGGCGCGCTCGTCGGCTTGGGCTGCTGCCACTTGGGCTTGCAAACTGCCCATTTTAGCGCGCGCGGTATCGACTGCCGATGGGGATAAAAATCCAGCTTGAGCGAGTTCTTCGCTACGTTTTAAATTGCGTTCGGCCTCGGCAAACTCGGCTTTGCTTTTTTCGGTGAGGGCTTTGCTGCGGCCCATTTGGCTTTGCACGCTGCGCGAATCGAGCGTAAATAGCAATTGCCCGGCTTTGACGATGTCGCCTTCTTTAAAATGAATTTGCGCGATTTGTGCATTCACTTGCGGGCGTACTTCAACGGTTTGCACCGCTTCGGCATGGCCAATGGCGCTAATCTGATGCGGTAGTGCGCCGTATTTGACTTGCGTACTAATAATATTGACTGGGCGCTTCGCGCCATTTTTATTGTCCGGCGCTTTCTCGCAAGCACTCAATGCTAACAAACAACAGCAACTCAATGCTGCGAGGTTGAATCTATTCATTTAACTCGCTCAATTCAATAGTTTAAAGCGCCGTTGGTGAACGACGGTGGATCAATGTTTGCCGCTGGTGATGCAGCATAATCGTGGCCATGGCCAGCATGACCATGAGACCAAAGCTGATCAGTATCAGTTGCATCGGTGGCACGCCATGCGTGGCGTATTGTACTTGCAGTAGCGCACTACTGTTAGGTGCAAGTGGCAAGCTGAGGTATTTAATCATTAAAGCGTGCAAGCCCACCATGATTAAGATGCCCAGATTTTCATTGAAGTTTTGTACCGCAATTGAATGCCCAGCCCCCATCAGTAGTTGGCCACGATGCTGCAATACTGCATTTAAAGGGACAACAAAAAATCCCGATAAAATCCCAATCAGCAGCATCAATAACGCGGCTAGGGCAATTTGGTTGACCCACAACATACAAATAAGTAATGCCCCCATCAAAAGTCCAGCCGGCATAACGCGAAAAGCATGGGGTAATGACACAAATCGTCCAGCCAATAAAGCGCCGATGGCAATACCTACGGCAACAATGGCTATTAAATGGGTGGCGGACTCTAAATTGATACCCAGCCACAGCAGTGCCCAGTTCAGCACCACCAAGCGCATGGTTGCGCCTGCGCCCCAAAATAAAGTGGTGATGGCCAGCGACACTTGACCTTGCGGATCACGCCACAGCCGTTTGAGGCAGTCGTAAAATTCTGCGATTTGATAGCGTGGACTGAGGTGGAGTGGCTTGAGAGCGATATTTGGACGGGCAATGGCCGCATTAATCAGCGCGGCAATACTATATAACCCGCCAATGATGACAATTGTAAACTGGCTATTGTTTAGGTATTGACCAAGGGTATTGCCCGATAACCATTGATTAACATTTGATCCAGATAAATACCCACCAATGAGGGTACCTAAAATTATCGCAAAGACGGTTGAGCTTTCGAGCCAGCCATTGGCAGCAACCAGTTGCTTAGGTGCTAAGCTCTCGGTGATTAAGCCGTATTTGGCGGGCGAGTAGGCCGCAGCGCCCAAGCCGACTAAGGCATAAGCCAATAATGGCGAGGCGCCCAAGCCCATTAATATGCAGCCGAGTAGTTTGATGCCATTGCAAAGCATCATCACTTGATTTTTAGGTCTGGCGTCGGCCAGTGCGCCAGCATAGGGCGCAATTAATACATAAGAAACCGTAAAGCCCCACAGCAACATCGATAAATGCCACTCGGGCGCATGTTGTGATTTGAGTAAGGCCAAGGCGGCAAAAAACAGGGCGTTATCGGCTAAAGCTGAGAAAAACTGTGCTGCCAATATTTTATAAAATCCGCTTTGCATCATTTGTGCCTTGCACGGTGCTGAGATTGTGAATTTATATCAGCTAAATATGACAAAACTACCGCCTCTGACGGTGGTGTAAGATTAAAGTACGCTGTTTTGCGTGGTATGATCGCAGGCGTCACAATTTAAAAGCTTGGGCGCTGCAATGGATATTCTGCAGTTTTTAGTTACGATATTTACCGATTACGGCTATCTCGCTGTATTTACAGTGTTATTAATCTGTGGTTTTGGTGTGCCAATCCCAGAAGATGTGTCTTTGGTCGCCGGCGGCGTGATTTCGGGGCTGGGCTATGCGCATGTGCACACGATGTTTGCCGTGGGTATGCTGGGCGTATTGATCGGTGATAGTTGTATGTTTTTAGCGGGCCGCCATTTTGGCGCGCGCTTATTACAACACCGCTATTTTGCGCGAATGATGACCCCCGAGCGATATGCTGCGGTACAAGATAAATTTGAACGTTATGGCAATCGCGTGTTGTTTGTGGCCCGCTTTTTACCCGGATTACGTACGCCGATTTATCTGACCGCAGGGATGTCGGGTCGTATTTCTTATTTCCGATTTTTACTACTTGATGGTTTTGCCGCCTTAATTAGCGTGCCGATCTGGGTGTATTTGGGGTATTACGGTGCTTCCAATCATGAATGGCTCATTAAATGGCTAGGTCGAGGCCAATCGGCGATTATGGTTTTTGTCGCGATTATTGCTGTGATTGTCGCTGTGTGGTATTTCCGCCATTGTCGTAAACCGAAGTAATTCGAAGTCGTTCAACAAAAGTTTTTTTGCCGCGTGTTCTTGTCATTGAACTTTTGTACGAGTACTTATTTCTGAATTTCTAATTTTGAAGCCAATATGTCGCGCCCGATCCAAGCTCGCTTTAATTCACTCGCCTTAGCGCACAATTATCAATTGATTCGGCAAAGCGCACCGACGTCACGCGTTTTTGCGGTGATTAAGGCCAATGCCTATGGGCATGGTGTACAGCGAGTAGTCGAGGCATTACCCGATGCCGATGGTTTTGCGATTTTAGAAATCAATGCGGCGATGGATTTGCGGCGCTTTGGCGTTCAGCAGCCCATTTTGCTGTTGGAAGGGGTGTTTAGTGCGGCTGAATTAACGGCGTGCGCCGAATTTGATTTAGCCATTGCATTGCATTTGCCATTGCATATTGAATGGTTAGAACAGGCACAATTATCGCGGCCGATTGCGGTTTTTCTCAAGCTCAATACCGGCATGAATCGCTTGGGATTTCCTGCCGAATCGGCGCCAGCTTGGGCAGAACGCTTGGCGCGCTGCCCCAATGTCGCCAGCGTGACGGTGATGACGCACTTTGCCTGCGCTGATGAGCCAAGCAAAGGCATTGAGCGCCAGTGGCTGCGATTTATTGCCGCAACGCAATCGTTGGCATTACCGACATCGTCGGCCAATTCGGCGGCGATATTTGCGTATCCGCAAACGCATGGCACGTGGGTGCGGCCTGGGCTGGCACTGTATGGTTCATCGCCATTTAGTGATCAATCGGCGGCGAGCTTAGGGTTACAAACGGTGATGTCGCTGTGCTCGGAAGTGATTGCCACGCAAACCGTCGCGGCAGGCGAATCGGTGGGTTATGGGGCGACCTTTATTGCGCCTGCGCCGATGAAAATCGGTATTGTGGCTTGCGGTTATGCCGATGGTTACCCACGGCATGCGCCGACAGGTACGCCAGTGTGGGTAGCCGGGCAAAAAACGCGTCTACTCGGACGCGTTTCTATGGATATGCTGTGTATTGATTTAACGCCATGGCCTGAGCTTGATGTTGGTAGCTCAGTTGAGCTGTGGGGCGAGCATTTACCGATTGATGAGGTCGCGAGTGCTGCGGGGACTTTAAGTTATGAATTAATGTGCGCGATAGCTGCGCGCGTGCCAGTGCAGACGCAACGCTAAGTGGAGTGTGGCATTGTGTATAGATCATGTTGGGTTTGAATTGCGGCGCGATAATAAATCGGTATAAAAAACTGCGTATTTATCGGCGTGCATTCAAAAGTATTAACTCATTCCAGAAAGTTATAAAACGCGATAGGCGCTACCGCGAATTTAATGTTTTTGCATTCTATTTTTAGCGACTGTTGTAATTAGAGCTATTTATATATTTTATTTCTGTCGCAGTTTCTCGTTTTAAATAAATTCTTCATAAATCAATTCAATTGCCACTCCCCAAGCAGGGGGGCTTCCT includes these proteins:
- a CDS encoding tetratricopeptide repeat-containing hybrid sensor histidine kinase/response regulator; protein product: MSEPLASLLSQQKQFRRHNFQQALVLSEKLVEQAQEAGNETILAQALFLRGEAFEKTGNYISARQILESALKIAVNLNLDALLLDIYECLGKVYYILGDLNNALSTWGQCLELALDQHSIVHYIKAYVGIGGVYLYFDMAEESLRHHKIAYDYVQELNDDQLLMMLHLWLGHDYQRLAQHELALQHLASCRALYPQTNDAGMMSEAIMHSGYAQLGLGRYNEARQCFLQTITLSQRHHYAWSTVMGQLGIAEVALLQGDMQVALVESQHALDAAYQGGSQHQEMKASRIQSAVYEHMGKFELALTLYERHTELAIKLAKERTFTQIESSTMRKISRMEMRLKLLKSEQQKQNILNESIRQQAEHLAEKNTLIAINQAKSDFLALISHEIRTPLSGVIGMLRLAGGQKELRSATRTQVRMGLENAELLLEIINDILDASKIESGKLSIESIPFDLIKLLHQVVDFFTARAEEKGITFILNISRFSPVGCLGDPTRIRQILFNLIGNSIKFTEQGTVTITAYRDHEQVKILISDTGIGMDEMTIGRLFQKFEQADTSTTRKYGGTGLGLSICRGLIDLMDGSLGVTSAPNEGSHFRVEIPLPIADVPMELSKYESPLLPLNYKIKVLYAEDVETNQLIVRALLEEMNLSLTVVDNGEEALRALSEMSFDVVFMDWRMPIMDGMTATRLIREGGNLQYRVKDPDVYIVALTANATAKEQNEGMTIGMNDYLTKPVSVRGLHQALNQAIHYQLQRGISLPLMKITADQNLANLKKSLSAPALQWIEQLTDLGVAVDEALDRLNGNLSRYQRWLLHFFTENQQFFTEINQLKHIDHLDDYIEKIHAMRGVSGTLGLMDFYRTASELEQALFQQQKESIKTLPDFYKLEQAWVRAKNKILPLIEVESLSSTLIQAEGLLPKSCLTTALGLQTALKNNSLRARKILLALLAELPESKFNLLVDVTSALEKLDYPAALAALNQRIPVPVEEVIVNG
- a CDS encoding diguanylate cyclase produces the protein MNTIETLGEVLGDEHDVHFALSAEQALSHIDRKLPELILLDIMMPEVDGFKFCEIIKSKLETRDIPIIFISSLSSPEQETRGLEAGAVDYIIKPFNASIVRARVHNHLELKRTKDLLRVLSQTDVLTGMANRRRLFELLDQVQDRSLRLTQPLSILLIDVDSFKQYNDLYGHISGDVCLQRVAGVIQSSLRSVTDVAARYGGEEFCCVLENADQELAIQIAERIRSSIEALQIPHLNSAVTTCVTASIGVATSSAASRIQHAQLLMNADKALYAAKDQGRNQVRHASVNLL
- a CDS encoding efflux RND transporter permease subunit gives rise to the protein MSHGISWWAIHRPVATLLLWIAVMVAGTIAWFHLPIAALPTYDTPTISVSASLTGASPETMANAVATPLEKQFSTIPGLAMMTSTSKLGSTSITLEFAPSRDIESAAVDVQAALYRANRSLPTDMKSPPSYRKVNPSDAPILMLSINSPSLSLAQLNDYSDNLIGPALSTIDGVAQVTIYGQKRFAVRVAVDPDLLAARDLSLPELASALKTANANSPVGQLEGERQTLMLEANAQLKNAAEFSRLVVATKNGLPIRLSDVATVEDSVENIKSGSWIDGQRSIILAILRQPGANTVATVDAINAMLPRLTSQMPASVEVKKLNDRSTSIRESIHDVSLTLLLTMGLVVLSVLLFLRRAAATLIPSVSLPISMLATFALMYWLGYSLDNISLMGLTVALGLVVDDAIVVLENIVRHIEEGMAPLEAAITGAGEVGFTVVSISISLIAVFIPIFFMPGTIGLLFHEFAVVVSLAVLVSMAVSLTLIPLFAARFLKSHDEEKIEPAWSRYFEAGFNRLLAAYQRSLAVALRHQRWMLLLTLATFAATAALYIQAPKGFFPQEDIGQVQASMDASPDISYPALLALQQKAAQALLDNPNVATVASSLGSSGSGGRFFITLKPRQERQNMAKTLDSLRKSTGKIAGISMFYRPTQNLQIGGRSGKSSYQYTLQAVSSDQLESWADQLKNTLATNPTFRDVTSDSEQKTLQAKINVNRDRASELGIDMQSLRDTLYGAYGEREVATIYAPQDSYSVLMQLKDSARQDENALNLLKVRSKSGALVPLSSFATIERTAVTTAINHQGQLPAITISFNLAEGASLSDAAREIKASESQIGLPGSIFGAFAGDAALYQQTQSSQLWLILIAVAVIYVVLGVLYESWIHPITILAGIPSAAIGALLALQITGLELTFIAMIGILLLVGIVKKNAIMMIDFALEAQRKNALRPIDAITEASAKRFRPIMMTTLAALMGALPLALGLGAGAELRQPLGVSIVGGLIFSQLITLYITPVLYLTLEKLEKPRGISLENK
- a CDS encoding efflux RND transporter periplasmic adaptor subunit, which produces MNRFNLAALSCCCLLALSACEKAPDNKNGAKRPVNIISTQVKYGALPHQISAIGHAEAVQTVEVRPQVNAQIAQIHFKEGDIVKAGQLLFTLDSRSVQSQMGRSKALTEKSKAEFAEAERNLKRSEELAQAGFLSPSAVDTARAKMGSLQAQVAAAQADERANAVDLSYTQIHAPITGRTGAIALKQGSLAQSNAAQALVTISQTDPIQISFNINQSDLPALLAAQSQGKVPVKTQLPNGQTRLGELVFLDNTVDKASGTLLAKAQFANADLQLWPGLSSSVTIELAEQKGLVVPIQAIQTGPEQRFVYVIDQNKQAQVKPIQVIRSVGNQALIEGVAAETKIIKEGGQNVRPGAQVIEASRPAVAASSAASAQGSK
- the lplT gene encoding lysophospholipid transporter LplT, with the protein product MMQSGFYKILAAQFFSALADNALFFAALALLKSQHAPEWHLSMLLWGFTVSYVLIAPYAGALADARPKNQVMMLCNGIKLLGCILMGLGASPLLAYALVGLGAAAYSPAKYGLITESLAPKQLVAANGWLESSTVFAIILGTLIGGYLSGSNVNQWLSGNTLGQYLNNSQFTIVIIGGLYSIAALINAAIARPNIALKPLHLSPRYQIAEFYDCLKRLWRDPQGQVSLAITTLFWGAGATMRLVVLNWALLWLGINLESATHLIAIVAVGIAIGALLAGRFVSLPHAFRVMPAGLLMGALLICMLWVNQIALAALLMLLIGILSGFFVVPLNAVLQHRGQLLMGAGHSIAVQNFNENLGILIMVGLHALMIKYLSLPLAPNSSALLQVQYATHGVPPMQLILISFGLMVMLAMATIMLHHQRQTLIHRRSPTAL
- a CDS encoding DedA family protein produces the protein MDILQFLVTIFTDYGYLAVFTVLLICGFGVPIPEDVSLVAGGVISGLGYAHVHTMFAVGMLGVLIGDSCMFLAGRHFGARLLQHRYFARMMTPERYAAVQDKFERYGNRVLFVARFLPGLRTPIYLTAGMSGRISYFRFLLLDGFAALISVPIWVYLGYYGASNHEWLIKWLGRGQSAIMVFVAIIAVIVAVWYFRHCRKPK
- the alr gene encoding alanine racemase; the encoded protein is MSRPIQARFNSLALAHNYQLIRQSAPTSRVFAVIKANAYGHGVQRVVEALPDADGFAILEINAAMDLRRFGVQQPILLLEGVFSAAELTACAEFDLAIALHLPLHIEWLEQAQLSRPIAVFLKLNTGMNRLGFPAESAPAWAERLARCPNVASVTVMTHFACADEPSKGIERQWLRFIAATQSLALPTSSANSAAIFAYPQTHGTWVRPGLALYGSSPFSDQSAASLGLQTVMSLCSEVIATQTVAAGESVGYGATFIAPAPMKIGIVACGYADGYPRHAPTGTPVWVAGQKTRLLGRVSMDMLCIDLTPWPELDVGSSVELWGEHLPIDEVASAAGTLSYELMCAIAARVPVQTQR